Proteins from one Burkholderia sp. genomic window:
- the gcvP gene encoding aminomethyl-transferring glycine dehydrogenase, translating into MKLDHPDHLMNRTPLSLAALETQEAFVERHIGPDAINQQAMLDTLGFASRTALIDAVIPATIRRDELLPLGPFTLPRSQAGALDALRELANQNQVFRSFIGQGYYNAYTPTVILRNVLENPAWYTAYTPYQPEISQGRLEALLNFQQMVIDLTGLAIANASLLDEATAAAEAMTLLQRNGKPKSNRFFVADDVLPQTLEVIRTRAGPSGIEVVTGPVEQAVDADAFGVLLQYPGVNGDVRDYRALTEAVHPAGGHVVVAADLLALTVLAPPGEWGADVAVGNTQRFGVPIGFGGPHAAYLAVRDEFKRQMPGRLVGVTVDAQGKPAMRLALQAREQHIRREKATSNVCTAQALLAIMASSYAVYHGPRGLKTIALRVNRIAALLAAGVAQLGYTLVNDSFFDTLTIEAGQHASALHEAARAKRINLRHAGARQVGISIDETTTRADLVDLLAVFASVAGISAPSVDALEAVLPGAPVLPAQLERKSAYLTHPVFNRHHSETEMLRYLRSLSDKDLALDRSMIPLGSCTMKLNATSEMLPVTWPEFGQIHPFAPEEQTVGYRTMISQLEQMLVAATGYAAVSLQPNAGSQGEYAGLLIIHAYHASRGEGYRDVCLIPASAHGTNPASAHMAGMKVVVVACDEQGNVDLADLMAKAEQHAANLAAIMITYPSTHGVFEQNVREICEVVHAHGGQVYVDGANMNAMVGLIAPGQFGGDVSHMNLHKTFCIPHGGGGPGVGPVAVGAHLAKFLPNQRSTGYTRGTNGIGAVSAAPYGSASILPISWMYIAMMGANNLTVATEVAILNANYIAKRLAPLYPVLYSGPDGLVAHECILDLRPIKDSSGITVDDVAKRLMDYGFHAPTMSFPVPGTLMVEPTESESQAELDRFINAMEAIREEIRAIEEGRADREDNPLRHAPHTAAVVTANEWTHAYTREQAAFPVASLTVGNKYWPPVGRADNVYGDRNLFCACVPVSEDYA; encoded by the coding sequence ATGAAGCTCGACCACCCGGATCATCTGATGAACCGCACGCCTCTCTCGCTCGCTGCGCTTGAAACGCAGGAAGCATTCGTCGAACGTCATATCGGCCCCGACGCTATTAACCAGCAGGCCATGCTCGACACGCTCGGCTTCGCCTCGCGTACGGCGCTGATCGACGCGGTGATCCCCGCCACAATTCGCCGCGATGAGCTGCTGCCACTGGGGCCGTTTACGTTGCCCAGAAGCCAGGCTGGAGCACTCGACGCGCTGCGCGAGCTGGCGAACCAGAACCAGGTGTTCCGGTCCTTCATCGGCCAGGGTTACTACAACGCGTATACGCCGACTGTGATCCTGCGTAACGTGCTCGAAAACCCGGCCTGGTACACGGCCTACACGCCCTACCAGCCGGAAATTTCGCAGGGTCGCCTGGAGGCGCTGCTGAACTTCCAGCAGATGGTCATCGACCTGACCGGCCTGGCGATCGCCAATGCCTCGCTGCTGGACGAGGCCACCGCCGCCGCCGAGGCAATGACCCTGCTGCAACGCAACGGTAAACCCAAGTCGAATCGCTTCTTCGTGGCGGACGACGTGTTGCCGCAGACGCTAGAAGTGATCCGCACCCGCGCGGGGCCGAGTGGCATCGAGGTGGTGACGGGCCCGGTAGAACAGGCGGTCGATGCCGACGCGTTCGGTGTGTTGTTGCAGTATCCAGGCGTGAACGGCGACGTGCGCGACTACCGAGCGCTGACTGAGGCTGTACACCCGGCTGGCGGCCACGTGGTGGTGGCGGCCGACCTGCTGGCCCTGACTGTGCTCGCGCCGCCCGGAGAATGGGGCGCGGACGTAGCGGTCGGCAATACCCAGCGCTTTGGCGTGCCGATCGGCTTCGGCGGCCCGCACGCAGCCTATCTGGCTGTGCGCGATGAATTCAAGCGCCAGATGCCGGGTCGCCTGGTGGGCGTGACAGTCGACGCGCAGGGCAAGCCGGCCATGCGCCTGGCCCTGCAGGCGCGCGAGCAGCACATCCGCCGCGAGAAGGCCACTTCAAACGTCTGTACTGCGCAGGCGCTGCTGGCGATTATGGCCAGCTCCTACGCCGTCTACCACGGCCCGCGCGGCCTCAAGACCATCGCGCTGCGCGTGAACCGGATCGCCGCCCTGCTGGCGGCGGGCGTCGCTCAGCTCGGCTACACGCTGGTCAACGACAGTTTTTTCGATACGCTGACGATCGAGGCTGGCCAGCACGCCAGCGCGCTGCATGAAGCCGCACGCGCGAAGCGTATCAACCTGCGCCACGCCGGTGCCAGACAGGTAGGCATCTCGATCGATGAGACCACCACCCGCGCCGACTTGGTCGACTTGCTGGCCGTGTTTGCTTCGGTGGCGGGCATTTCCGCGCCGTCGGTGGACGCGCTGGAAGCCGTACTACCGGGTGCGCCGGTGCTGCCAGCCCAGCTCGAACGCAAGAGCGCCTACCTGACCCACCCGGTATTCAACCGCCATCATTCTGAAACGGAGATGCTGCGCTACTTGCGCAGTCTGTCGGACAAAGACCTGGCGTTGGACCGCTCGATGATCCCGCTCGGTTCCTGTACCATGAAACTGAACGCGACCTCTGAGATGCTGCCGGTTACCTGGCCCGAATTTGGCCAGATTCATCCGTTCGCGCCGGAGGAGCAGACCGTCGGCTATCGCACCATGATCAGCCAGCTCGAGCAAATGCTGGTGGCGGCTACCGGCTACGCCGCCGTTTCGCTGCAGCCGAACGCTGGCTCGCAGGGCGAGTATGCGGGCCTGTTGATCATCCACGCCTATCACGCCTCGCGCGGCGAGGGCTATCGCGACGTCTGCTTGATCCCGGCCTCGGCGCACGGCACCAACCCAGCTTCTGCCCATATGGCTGGCATGAAGGTGGTGGTGGTGGCCTGCGACGAGCAGGGCAACGTCGACCTCGCCGACCTCATGGCCAAAGCTGAGCAGCATGCGGCGAACCTGGCTGCGATCATGATTACCTACCCGTCGACGCACGGCGTGTTCGAGCAGAATGTGCGCGAGATCTGCGAGGTCGTCCATGCGCATGGGGGCCAGGTCTACGTGGACGGCGCAAACATGAACGCTATGGTCGGCCTGATCGCACCCGGCCAATTCGGCGGCGACGTGTCCCACATGAATTTGCACAAGACCTTCTGCATCCCGCACGGCGGCGGCGGCCCCGGCGTCGGCCCGGTCGCGGTCGGCGCACATCTCGCCAAGTTCTTGCCGAACCAGCGCTCGACCGGCTATACGCGTGGCACCAACGGCATTGGCGCGGTGTCGGCAGCACCTTACGGGTCGGCCTCAATCCTGCCGATCTCGTGGATGTACATCGCAATGATGGGCGCAAACAACCTAACGGTCGCCACCGAAGTAGCGATCCTCAACGCTAACTACATCGCTAAACGTCTCGCGCCGCTCTACCCGGTGCTGTATTCGGGCCCGGATGGGCTGGTCGCGCACGAGTGCATCCTGGACCTACGCCCGATCAAAGACAGCAGCGGCATCACCGTCGACGACGTGGCCAAGCGCCTGATGGACTATGGCTTCCACGCGCCGACCATGAGCTTTCCGGTGCCGGGCACGCTAATGGTCGAGCCGACCGAATCGGAATCCCAGGCAGAGCTGGACCGCTTCATCAACGCGATGGAGGCGATCCGCGAAGAGATCCGTGCCATCGAAGAAGGCCGCGCCGATCGCGAGGACAATCCGCTGCGCCATGCGCCACACACGGCGGCGGTGGTCACCGCCAACGAGTGGACTCATGCCTACACGCGCGAGCAGGCTGCGTTCCCGGTAGCCTCGCTCACGGTCGGCAACAAGTACTGGCCGCCGGTCGGGCGGGCGGATAACGTCTACGGCGATCGCAACCTGTTCTGCGCGTGCGTGCCGGTGTCCGAAGACTACGCCTGA
- a CDS encoding STAS domain-containing protein: MSQFSTGTTLTHASAKVALDAGLDRIAAGANAVDCAALAQFDSVALAVLLAWQRAAHARGARLNDVFNLPDKLASLARAYGIDTLLAERKIKPFASRGGGPNPDSQIQK, translated from the coding sequence GTGAGCCAATTTTCGACCGGCACTACCCTGACCCACGCGAGCGCAAAGGTCGCGCTCGACGCGGGCCTCGACCGGATCGCCGCCGGCGCGAACGCCGTCGACTGCGCGGCGCTCGCGCAGTTCGACTCGGTCGCTCTGGCGGTGTTGCTCGCCTGGCAACGCGCCGCCCATGCGCGCGGCGCTCGGCTCAACGACGTCTTCAACCTGCCGGACAAGCTCGCTAGCTTGGCACGCGCCTATGGCATCGACACCCTCCTTGCTGAACGAAAAATAAAGCCCTTTGCCTCAAGGGGCGGGGGGCCAAACCCCGACAGTCAAATACAAAAGTGA
- a CDS encoding ABC transporter substrate-binding protein translates to MKKLFLIPVAAAFFLFGSAAQAQVDQSNPQMLIKIATAQVLNEVRTQALKPKDIGRLTDIVNRDILPYVDFRRTTQIVMGRNWRTATPDQQQEVIKQFKILLIRTYAGALAQLKPDQQIQYPPFRADPGETDVVVRTLAQTNGQPNQIDYRLYKSPQGWRVYDLNVLGTWLIQTYQQQFNEKIQQSGVDGLINFLTERNQQLAGGKAS, encoded by the coding sequence ATGAAAAAACTGTTTCTAATCCCCGTCGCCGCTGCTTTCTTCTTGTTCGGCAGCGCCGCCCAAGCCCAGGTCGATCAGTCGAACCCGCAGATGCTGATCAAGATCGCCACCGCGCAGGTACTCAATGAAGTACGCACGCAGGCACTCAAGCCAAAGGATATCGGTCGCCTGACCGATATCGTCAATCGCGACATCCTGCCGTACGTCGATTTCCGCCGCACTACCCAGATCGTGATGGGCCGCAACTGGCGCACCGCTACACCCGACCAACAGCAAGAAGTGATTAAGCAGTTTAAGATACTGCTGATTCGCACCTACGCCGGTGCGCTAGCCCAGCTTAAGCCAGACCAGCAGATCCAGTACCCGCCGTTCCGTGCCGATCCGGGCGAGACCGACGTAGTAGTCCGCACACTGGCGCAGACCAACGGCCAGCCGAACCAGATCGACTACCGTCTGTACAAGTCACCGCAAGGCTGGCGCGTCTATGACTTGAACGTGCTCGGCACCTGGCTAATCCAGACCTACCAGCAGCAGTTCAATGAGAAGATTCAGCAAAGCGGCGTGGATGGCCTGATCAATTTCTTGACCGAGCGCAACCAGCAGTTAGCCGGCGGCAAGGCATCGTGA
- a CDS encoding VacJ family lipoprotein, with protein sequence MQTLRLRNMVLAVAAVAAMSGCAATVQTTPTKGDPFEGFNRTMYKFNDTVDTYTLKPVAKAYQWAVPQPVRDSVTHFFSNIGDVYIAANNLVQLRIADGVGDIMRVVINTVFAMGGLFDVATVAKLPKHTTDFGLTMGHYGVPSGPYVVLPFGGPSTVRDTAGLAVDCAGIPVIDVSQDVLSWSLFGVNLINTRANLLGAGDVIDAAALDKYSFVRNAYLQRRQSLIAASGGPGGRKAAANAPYYSSDALPKYDVPADGSLPTGGAAAAGTAVSGAGRGPAAADPAWGGDAAPRLRPLRIPGTCYPRAGSERHTAFAERPILAKPAAVLIRLLFFTAGNICDGSGCNLHPVAG encoded by the coding sequence ATGCAGACCCTGCGCCTTAGGAACATGGTCCTGGCCGTTGCCGCTGTCGCCGCGATGAGCGGTTGCGCCGCCACTGTCCAGACGACGCCCACCAAGGGTGATCCATTCGAGGGCTTCAACCGCACCATGTACAAGTTCAACGACACCGTCGACACCTACACGCTCAAGCCCGTAGCTAAGGCCTACCAGTGGGCGGTGCCGCAGCCAGTGCGCGACAGCGTGACGCACTTCTTCTCGAACATCGGCGATGTCTACATCGCCGCCAACAACCTCGTGCAGCTGCGTATTGCTGACGGCGTGGGCGACATCATGCGCGTGGTGATCAATACGGTGTTCGCAATGGGCGGCCTATTCGACGTCGCAACTGTCGCCAAGCTGCCCAAGCACACCACCGACTTTGGTTTGACCATGGGCCACTATGGCGTGCCCTCGGGCCCCTACGTGGTGCTGCCCTTCGGCGGGCCGAGTACGGTGCGCGACACGGCGGGCTTGGCGGTCGACTGCGCCGGCATTCCGGTCATCGACGTGAGCCAGGACGTACTCAGCTGGAGCCTGTTCGGCGTAAACTTGATCAATACGCGCGCCAACCTGCTCGGTGCCGGCGACGTGATCGACGCTGCCGCGCTCGACAAATATTCCTTCGTGCGCAACGCATACCTGCAGCGCCGCCAGTCGCTGATCGCCGCCTCGGGTGGCCCCGGCGGACGCAAGGCGGCGGCTAACGCGCCCTACTACAGCAGCGACGCTCTGCCAAAGTACGACGTGCCCGCGGATGGCTCGTTGCCGACCGGTGGCGCCGCGGCAGCGGGTACAGCGGTCTCGGGTGCCGGGCGCGGCCCTGCCGCTGCCGACCCGGCTTGGGGCGGGGATGCCGCCCCTCGTCTTCGCCCGCTCCGGATCCCGGGAACGTGCTACCCACGTGCTGGCTCAGAGCGTCATACTGCCTTCGCCGAACGGCCTATACTGGCGAAGCCAGCGGCTGTACTCATCCGTCTCCTTTTCTTTACAGCCGGAAACATTTGTGACGGCAGCGGATGCAACTTGCACCCCGTCGCAGGTTAA
- the mlaD gene encoding outer membrane lipid asymmetry maintenance protein MlaD, translated as MTMKKTTLDFWVGLFVVLGFLALLFLALKVGNMSSLSFQPTYPVKIKFDNIGGLKPHAAIKSAGVVVGRVSSIGLDTETYQAVVTVELDKQYPFPKDSSVKILTSGVLGEQYIGLEPGGDTEMLKAGDTISRTQSAIVLENLIGQFLYSKAADAGGAKPTSASGAGAQ; from the coding sequence ATGACGATGAAAAAGACTACTCTCGATTTCTGGGTCGGCCTGTTCGTGGTGCTGGGTTTCCTGGCGCTGCTATTCCTTGCGCTGAAGGTGGGCAATATGAGCTCGCTGTCGTTCCAGCCGACCTATCCCGTCAAGATAAAATTCGACAATATCGGCGGCCTCAAGCCACACGCGGCCATCAAGAGCGCCGGTGTGGTGGTTGGTCGAGTCAGCTCGATCGGCTTAGATACCGAGACCTACCAGGCGGTGGTGACGGTCGAGCTGGACAAGCAATATCCCTTTCCTAAGGATTCCTCCGTAAAAATCCTAACCTCGGGCGTGCTCGGCGAGCAGTATATCGGGCTCGAGCCGGGCGGCGATACCGAGATGCTGAAGGCCGGCGACACGATCTCGAGGACGCAGTCGGCGATCGTGCTGGAGAATCTGATCGGGCAGTTCCTGTATAGCAAAGCAGCCGATGCGGGTGGTGCGAAACCGACCTCGGCATCGGGAGCTGGTGCGCAATAG
- the mlaE gene encoding lipid asymmetry maintenance ABC transporter permease subunit MlaE has protein sequence MISAIGRYTVVGLERTGYASCLFVRLVLEFFALLRRPSLVTKQIYFLGNYSFVIIAVSGLFVGCVLGLQGYYTLNRYGAEQSLGLLVALSLVRELGPVITALLFAGRAGTSLTAEIGLMKASEQLTALEMMAVDPIKTVIAPRMWAGIITMPILSAIFCTAGVLGGYSVGVVLIGVDLGAFWSQMQGGVDVWSDVGNGVLKSLVFSLAITFTALYQGYEAKPTPEGVSRATTRTVVHASLAVLSLDFLLTALMFS, from the coding sequence ATGATCAGTGCAATCGGTCGTTACACGGTCGTCGGCCTCGAACGCACGGGTTATGCCTCGTGCCTGTTCGTGCGGCTGGTGCTCGAGTTCTTCGCGCTACTGCGCCGCCCGAGCCTGGTCACCAAGCAGATCTACTTCCTCGGCAATTACTCCTTCGTGATCATTGCCGTATCAGGCCTGTTTGTCGGCTGTGTGCTCGGGCTACAAGGCTACTATACGCTGAACCGCTACGGTGCTGAGCAGTCGCTCGGGTTGCTAGTGGCGCTCTCGCTGGTGCGCGAGCTCGGCCCGGTGATTACCGCGCTGCTGTTCGCGGGCCGCGCGGGTACTTCGCTGACCGCAGAGATCGGCCTGATGAAGGCCAGCGAGCAGCTCACCGCGCTCGAGATGATGGCGGTGGACCCGATCAAGACAGTGATCGCGCCGCGCATGTGGGCCGGCATCATCACCATGCCGATCTTGTCGGCGATCTTTTGTACGGCCGGCGTGTTGGGCGGCTACTCCGTCGGCGTGGTGCTAATCGGCGTCGATCTGGGCGCGTTCTGGTCACAGATGCAAGGCGGCGTCGACGTCTGGTCCGACGTCGGCAACGGCGTGCTCAAAAGCCTGGTGTTTAGCCTCGCCATTACCTTCACCGCGCTCTACCAGGGCTACGAAGCGAAACCGACGCCCGAAGGCGTGTCGCGCGCGACTACCAGGACCGTCGTGCACGCCTCGCTCGCCGTACTCAGCCTCGATTTTCTGCTGACCGCGCTGATGTTCAGCTAG